The uncultured Ilyobacter sp. genome has a segment encoding these proteins:
- a CDS encoding alpha/beta fold hydrolase, which translates to MQTSTESVILHYDLVGDDSHDPILFVHGFPLAGEMWRPAAERICGDGWRCVLPDLRGHGRSDTTAEASIRAYADDLAHLLDNLGETQPAVVCGLSMGGVITLEFYRRYPHRVRGMVLCDCRATPETPEGRDERRAVAQRVLDEGNGPLAEQMIAKLFAPGADRTLRDYWQERIAATNPIGVITALKALAERPDAVPTLATINVPTLLVFGTRDVISPPEVGRQMQAAIPNSRLDLVSDAGHLPPLEQPDVFADALRRFLAEVRESE; encoded by the coding sequence ATGCAAACCAGTACCGAAAGCGTCATCCTGCATTACGACCTCGTTGGGGACGATTCACACGATCCGATTCTGTTCGTACACGGCTTCCCGCTCGCGGGCGAGATGTGGCGGCCGGCAGCCGAACGGATTTGCGGCGATGGCTGGCGGTGTGTCCTGCCTGACTTGCGCGGCCACGGCCGCAGCGATACCACCGCCGAAGCCAGTATCCGGGCCTACGCTGACGACCTGGCCCATCTGCTCGACAATCTCGGCGAGACGCAACCGGCCGTAGTCTGCGGCTTGTCGATGGGCGGCGTGATCACGCTGGAGTTCTACCGCCGATATCCGCACCGCGTGCGTGGCATGGTGTTGTGCGATTGCCGCGCGACGCCGGAAACGCCGGAAGGCCGGGACGAACGCCGGGCGGTGGCCCAGCGCGTGCTCGACGAGGGCAACGGCCCCTTGGCCGAACAGATGATCGCGAAGCTCTTTGCCCCCGGCGCCGATCGCACGTTGCGTGACTATTGGCAGGAGCGGATCGCCGCAACCAATCCCATCGGCGTAATCACAGCACTGAAGGCCCTGGCCGAACGGCCCGACGCTGTGCCGACGCTTGCGACCATTAATGTGCCGACGTTGCTCGTGTTCGGAACGCGCGACGTGATCTCGCCGCCGGAAGTCGGCCGACAAATGCAGGCGGCAATTCCGAACAGCCGGCTGGATCTGGTATCCGATGCGGGCCATCTACCGCCGTTGGAACAGCCGGATGTGTTTGCGGACGCGCTGCGGCGGTTTCTGGCGGAGGTTCGGGAAAGCGAATAG
- a CDS encoding redoxin domain-containing protein encodes MNRAALCITLAALLAVTAVAEVEKIEAGKPFPTFTAKDLMTGKDIKLEDYRGKIVLIDFWATWCSPCRRALPHLKEVYKEYHEKGLEIIGISLDRTADDCKRFVEREKLEWPQIAEGGQWNTRLAKKYGVSAIPQAVLVDADGVVVAERVAGPRLKELIEFALKKAGGEKLNHGPTEQHGQKMLESANAYREKQDWVRADAMYRAMIARYEGTPVAVEAQKQLDEMRSDDRVARILDTAAKKANEQRAARNVKKYLTMARHLADAGDDEGAARFYQRIIDEYPDTDEANTARAELATLNTASGDDGE; translated from the coding sequence ATGAACCGTGCTGCCCTATGCATCACCCTGGCTGCATTGTTGGCCGTTACCGCTGTTGCGGAGGTTGAGAAGATCGAGGCCGGCAAGCCGTTCCCGACCTTCACGGCCAAGGACTTGATGACCGGCAAGGACATCAAGCTCGAAGATTATCGCGGCAAGATCGTGCTGATCGACTTCTGGGCCACGTGGTGCAGCCCCTGCCGACGGGCGCTCCCCCATCTCAAGGAAGTCTATAAGGAATATCACGAGAAGGGCCTTGAGATCATCGGCATTTCGCTCGACCGGACGGCGGACGACTGCAAGCGTTTCGTCGAACGCGAGAAGCTGGAATGGCCGCAGATCGCCGAAGGCGGGCAATGGAACACGCGGCTGGCTAAGAAGTACGGCGTCAGTGCGATTCCGCAAGCGGTGCTGGTTGATGCGGACGGCGTGGTAGTGGCCGAGCGCGTCGCCGGACCGCGGCTCAAGGAACTGATCGAATTCGCACTCAAGAAGGCCGGCGGGGAAAAGCTCAATCACGGTCCGACGGAGCAACATGGGCAAAAGATGCTGGAGAGCGCCAACGCCTATCGCGAGAAGCAGGACTGGGTGCGGGCGGATGCGATGTACCGGGCGATGATCGCGCGCTATGAAGGCACGCCGGTTGCGGTCGAAGCACAGAAGCAACTCGACGAGATGCGCTCCGATGATCGCGTCGCGCGAATCCTCGACACGGCGGCCAAGAAGGCCAACGAGCAACGGGCAGCCCGCAACGTGAAGAAGTACCTGACGATGGCGCGCCATCTCGCAGACGCCGGCGACGATGAAGGCGCCGCCCGGTTCTATCAGCGCATCATCGATGAATATCCCGATACGGACGAAGCCAACACGGCCCGGGCGGAACTGGCAACGCTCAATACTGCCAGCGGGGACGACGGAGAGTAG